CACCCCATCTACTACTTCTCGGGCTGATTTGTGCCGCTTTCAGACTGCCGTGTGGTGCACTAATCCTGATCTTATTCCTAATGAAGCTTTCATTCGTATCCCAGAAAGAGTTGCTGACCTGGGCACAAATAATTTATGTCTTCGGCTAGAGGAAATCATTCATCATGAACAGTGTTTGCTTCGATATAGAGTTGAAATTGAAATCCTGAGTCCATGACTAGAATGACTCTGGGTCGTCGGATGATGCCGGCTCTCTACCTGATCGTATTCTTAGTGATTCCGACTCCGATGAGGACTACCCTGGGTTCACCCAGCACATGCGGTCGCGCCCCCTTCCACGACGAACTATCTTTTGGACTCCCggctttgggggggggggggggggggtcggtgGCTCTGATGGTGCGGCTAGGCAGGGCTCGGGCACTGCCGGTGATGGTGGCGCCAATGCAGCCTTGTGCACTTTTCCCTTGGGCTTTGGCTCTTTTCAGACACCAGCTGCTCCTGTAGTGCCTGTTTCTTCCCCAATTCTTCATCCTGTGCAAGATGAATCCACTGTGCAGCTGGCTCTGAACCGTGAGGTCCCTGCTCACTCTACATTCCATGATCCAATGCTCATCGAGGTGGCGGTCTCTGGTCGTGGGCGTCATCAGGCGAATGAGGAGGCCTGGTTCAGGGAGCTTCCGCCGGATCACTCTGTCGATGCCTCCCATGTTGACCCTATGCTTCTAGAGCTCTACTCTCTGCCCACTCTTATTTGTGCTGAGCTGCCAGAGATGATTGTGCCTTCTCCTAATGATGGTCGTACCTCTGCGCCGGTGGCTTCTACTGTGCCTCACCCGGCTATGGCTGAACTGGAAATGGTACGCTTCGAGGTTCAGGGCTCTCCACGAGTGCTTCACACTCCTCCTGGCCTACGAAATATAACGGTCGCTCGAGGGACCCATGAAACACTCCATCTTCACCTGTTTGCTGATAATGTGATCCCCGCCGATGACCAGGTCGTTGACTTTGCGCATGCTGTGTGCAGGAACGCTGCACCACCAGCACTGAATGCTTCCCCGCCTCGGCGCCGTTCTCGCCCGCAGCAGCAAGAATTCACCATCAGACGCAGCGAGCGGCTAGCAAAGAAGTCGCGGCACCTTGCCACAAAGCCCGCCGTCCAAGCAGAGAACGTCATGATGAAGAAACTGGGCATCACATCGGACGACCGGCTGCCGGATGCCTCGTCCTTGTTGGACCTGAGCCCGGCGATGTACGCCGGCATCGAGGTCGCAAGCTCGCCGGAGGACGAGGTCTCAcagcaagaaacacatgctatCACTTGGACACAATAGTTTGGTGCTGCTTGAACTGGCAGCGTTTTCTGTTGTTCTTTACTGAATATAAAGCAAAGATTACAAGGCAAAGCGCTTGGCCATTTGCCGCACGTCGTGTGATTTCGGCGCGTCCATCCCCATGCCCATGACGCCGCTCACAGCTGAGAGCCCAGGTCCGTGGCGAGCTATTCTCGGCCACGACCTCTACGCGCACGGCGACCACAAAATACGGTGCTCGTGCGCATGCATAACAGAAAAGGAAACATGCCAGTCTATCTACAACGCAAGGCTTAACTAACAAATCTCCTCCTAAGCCTTGCATATCTGCTTGAGATTGACGAGGCCGAGCCTGGCGCGCAGATCACAGAAACGTTCGCGTGCCAGAGCCTTCGTCATGAGGTCCGCCAGTTGCTCAGTGGTGCCAATGGAGGCAACGCACACCCTTCCTTCTTCGATGCACTCACGAATAAATTGAAATCTTGTATCTATATGTTTGCTGCGATCGTGGAAGACAGGGTTCTTACTGAGTTGAACAGTGGACTGATTGTCGATGTTGATCTTCACCACGCCTTTCTCTTTGCCCTTCAGCTCAGCTAGGAGACGCGCCAGCCACACCCCCTGGCAGGCAGCAGTAGTTCCAGCAATGTATTCTGCCTCACATGAGGACAGAGCAACGACCTTTTCTTCTGTGAATGCCAGGTGATGACGTTCTTGCCGAGGAAGTAGATGACGCCAGTGGTGCTCTTGCGGGTGTCGATGTCCCCGGCAAGATCACTGTTGCTGAAACCGACGAGGTGCgtgtccttctccttcctcgtgtAGAAGCAGCCGTAGTCCAGAGTGCCGGCGATGTACCGCAGCACCCTCTTCACAGCTGCCAGGTGCTTGGTGGTCGGCTTCTCCATGAAGCGGCTCACGTAGCCCACCGAGTAGGCCAGGTCTGGCCTGGTATTCACCAGGTAGCGCAGGGAGCCAACAATGCTCCTGTACGCTGTTGCGTCGACAGCGGACGCAGTGCTCTCCTTGCTCAGCTTGAGGCGTGGCTCCATGGGGATAAAACTGGGATTGCACCCAGTCAGCCCGGCGTTCTCTAGGATCTTCGCCGCGTATGCACTTTGTCCCAAAGTGATGCCGCTATCGAGCTGGGTTACCTCCAGACCAAGATAGTAGTGGAGCAACCCCAGATCACTCATCTGGAACGTAGCCTTCATCTACGACTTGAACTCATCAATGTCGCCCGTGCAGCCACCGGTGATCACTAGATCGTCGACATACACACCCACGACGAGTCGTCGTGCGCCCTCGCCGCGCAGGTACACCGCATGCTCGGAGTTGCTGCGCCGGAAGCCGAGGCTGAGCAGGGAGCCGTCCAGCTTCACATACCATGCGCGCGGGGCTTGACGAAGCCCGTACAACGCCTTGACGAGGTGCAGCACCTTGCCCTCTTGCTCCTTGAGGACGAAGCCCGGCGGCTGCTCGACGAAGACCTCCTCCTGCAGCTTGCCATTGAGGAAGGCCGATTTGACATCCATATGATGGACAGCCCAGCCCTCGTTCGCGGCGTGCGCAAGGAGTAGACGCACAGACTCCAGGCGCACCACTGGAGCGAACACTTCGTCGAAGTCGACACCTTGGCGCTACACGTAGCCCTTCGCGACCAGCCGGGCTTTATACTTGGTGATGATCACGGCTGCGTCCTTCTTCGCCTTGAAGACCCATTTGAGCCCAATGGCCCGTGTCCGCGGGGGAGGGTCGACGAGCTCCCAGGTGCCGTTCGCCTCGATCGCCGTCATCTCGTCGAGCATGGCGTGACGCCAGCATTCATGCTTCTGCGCCTCGACGAACGTGGACGGCTCTGTGTTGCTGGCCATCAGCAGCTGCTCCAACGTCTCGCGATGTGCTTGtcccggcggcgtcggcggtccAAGCACGTTGTCGATCTTGCGGAATCGGAGTGGTGCATCGTCATGGTCTGCATCCAGATCAGCTTCATCGATGTTGGGGGGCGTGGCGAACTCCAGCTCTTGCCCAGCAGCTTGTGCTGGGGTGCTCGGTGTCGGCGGCACGACGTCATGGTGCGGTGACCGTGGCGAGGGAGTCGATGCGGCCGATGTCGAGCTGGATGCATCGGCAGCCGCTGGCGTCGATGAGGTGGTCACGGTGACCACCTGAGGTAGTCTGGCGGTGGCCTCCTAGATGTGGAAGTCCTCAGCGGCATCGCCGAGCTCTCCTGCCTAGGACCACTGGGCGgcctcgtcgaagacgacgtcaTGGCTGATGTGGACGCGCTGGGTCGATGGATCGAACAGATGGTACGCCTTGGAGCCCGTCTCGTAGCCGACGAAGATGGTGCGCCTGCTCCTGTCATCAAGCTTCTTCAGGTTCGGAGTCGTCAGCTTCATGTGCGCGATGCAGCCAAACGTGCGCAGGTGCTGGACTCCTGGCGTGCTCCCTGTCCAGAGCTCGTAGGGGGTCTTGCCTCCTATGCTCTTGGAAGAGGACCGGTTAAGGAGATAGATGGCCGTCTTGACTGCCTCACCCCAGAACTCGCCCGGGAGCTGCTTCGCCTTGAACATACACCAGGCAGTTCCCACCACAGATTGATTGTGCCGCTCGACGATGCCGTTTTGCTGCGGTGAGTAGGGCGCCGAGAGCTGATGGTGTACGCCGAGGTCGATGCAGAACTGCTCGAAGTCGCATGCAAGGAACTCGCCTCCACGGTCAGTACGCAGTGCGCGCACTGGTTTGCCGGCCTTCCGTTCCGCCGCGGCCTGGATGCGCTTGATCCCCGCGGCCGCGCCATCCTTGCTGGGGAGCAACGCGATCCACATGTATCGCGAGTAATCATCGACCAGGAGCAGGAAGTACTGATTACCGCTCGGAGTCGGTGGCGTGATGGGGCCGCAGAGGTCGCCGTGGAGTAACTGGAGCACGTCCGTGGAACGTGCCAGGGCGCGCTGTGGGAACGGCGTGCGCCGGTGCTTGCCCGCAAGGCAAGCGTCGCAGAGCTGCTCGGGCTGGTCGAGTAGGGGCATGCCGCGGACAAGCTCCTCTCGACCCATCTTCCTCAGCGCGCCGAAGTAGACATGCCCAAAACGGGTGTGCCAGAACCACGCATCCTCCTTGGCGTGCTCAGCAAAGCACACCGGCCGCGCAATCTCGGCGTCGAGCATGTAGAGCCGGCTTGGGCTCCGGTGGATTTtggcgagcaggcggcgctcCTCGTCGCGGATCCGCATCACTCCCTCCTCCACAAGCACCTGGAATCCCACCTCGTCGAGCTGGCCGACGCTTATAATGTTGGTGGTGAGCCGTGGGATGAAGTAGGTGTTGGCGAGGGTGCGATGTTCTCCATTCTTGCAGGCGAACAGAACGGTGCCGAGGCCCTCGATCTTGACGACTGAGCCATCGCCGAAGCGCACCATGCCGACGATGCCAGTGTCGAGGTCGGAGAAGG
The nucleotide sequence above comes from Panicum virgatum strain AP13 chromosome 3K, P.virgatum_v5, whole genome shotgun sequence. Encoded proteins:
- the LOC120700815 gene encoding uncharacterized mitochondrial protein AtMg00810-like produces the protein MKATFQMSDLGLLHYYLGLEVTQLDSGITLGQSAYAAKILENAGLTGCNPSFIPMEPRLKLSKESTASAVDATAYRSIVGSLRYLVNTRPDLAYSVGYVSRFMEKPTTKHLAAVKRVLRYIAGTLDYGCFYTRKEKDTHLVGFSNSDLAGDIDTRKSTTGVIYFLGKNVITWHSQKKRSLLCPHGVWLARLLAELKGKEKGVVKINIDNQSTVQLSKNPVFHDRSKHIDTRFQFIRECIEEGRVCVASIGTTEQLADLMTKALARERFCDLRARLGLVNLKQICKA